The following proteins come from a genomic window of Tenebrio molitor chromosome 9, icTenMoli1.1, whole genome shotgun sequence:
- the LOC138137709 gene encoding hexamerin-like has protein sequence MRFAVVALLAGLCALAGSHPQQQITDKQFLERQRDILRLFRYVNQPTYYKDQVEIAQSYDISEHYNDYSNPQVAKHYYQIYQYGLLPRGQVFSIFYQEQLQQAIALYRLFYYAKDYQTFYNTAVWARQHVNEGVYLYSLSVAIVHRPDTYGIVLPPIYEVYPYYFYNNEVIQQAYRYKQQYYGQQRQQNQDEHSGFNGYTINANYSGYYLNLNPEQSLSYFTEDVGLNSFYYYYNIYYPYWLGGQEFNYQNDRRGELFYYIYQQLLARYYLERLSNGFGEIEYFNYEVPFQTGYYPSLQYSNGLPFPTRPNYANLYEYFYNYGQRYGNNRYAYSYTRVQDYERRIRDAIDRGYVYSPDGQRVNLNSQEGLNVLGNLIESNPDSPNTQYYGALQVYARHLLGYSYQPLNKYQIVPSALEQYETSLRDPAFYQFYKRVVLYFQQYQSNLPAYTPEDLTFQGVQVTNVEFDRLVTYFDYFYSDLSNAVYVTPEEYDSDRVQVRARQYRLNHKAFTYKIYVKSNEEQQASVRIYIGPEYDEYGRYINISQNRQNFVQFDHFRYSLKSGENVIERNSRQNYFYQNDRTSYRELYQRVLGALNGNGQFSVEANEAYFGFPRRFLLPKGTYGGYDYQFYVIVSPYVPYQGQQQVDTSKYYYPRVGSGAQYIDNYPLGYPFNRPIYYEQVYNNIPNAYVYNAKIYHRDVEDINASNSVRE, from the exons ATGAGGTTCGCAGTGGTTGCATTGCTTGCAGGGCTTTGCGCTTTGGCCGGGTCCCACCCCCAACAGCAAATCA CTGATAAACAGTTCCTGGAGAGGCAAAGAGACATTCTTCGCTTGTTCCGATACGTCAACCAGCCAACGTACTACAAGGACCAGGTCGAAATAGCGCAGAGCTATGACATCAGCGAGCACTACAACGACTACTCT AATCCTCAAGTAGCAAAGCACTACTACCAGATCTATCAGTACGGGTTGCTCCCAAGGGGCCAGGTCTTTTCGATCTTCTACCAAGAACAACTCCAACAAGCTATAGCTTTGTACAGATTGTTCTACTACGCCAAAGACTACCAAACCTTCTACAATACTGCAGTTTGGGCCCGGCAACATGTCAACGAAGGAGTCTACTTGTACTCCCTCTCTGTTGCCATCGTCCATCGTCCTGACACCTATGGAATTGTCCTTCCCCCAATCTATGAAGTCTATCCGTACTACTTCTACAACAACGAAGTCATCCAGCAAGCATACAGGTACAAACAACAGTACTACGGACAGCAGAGACAACAAAACCAAGACGAACACAGTGGTTTCAACGGCTACACCATCAATGCTAACTACTCCGGGTACTACTTGAACCTCAACCCTGAACAATCTCTGTCGTACTTCACCGAAGATGTAGGCCTCAACTCCTTCTACTACTACTACAACATCTACTACCCCTACTGGTTGGGTGGCCAAGAATTCAACTACCAAAACGACCGTCGCGGCGAGTTGTTCTACTACATCTACCAACAACTCCTAGCTCGGTACTACCTTGAACGTCTCTCCAATGGTTTCGGTGAAATCGAGTACTTCAACTACGAAGTACCTTTCCAGACTGGATATTACCCATCGCTCCAGTACTCCAACGGTTTGCCTTTCCCCACGAGGCCCAACTATGCCAACCTCTACGAGTACTTCTACAACTATGGCCAAAGGTATGGCAACAACAGGTACGCCTACAGCTACACTCGAGTCCAAGACTACGAGAGAAGAATCAGAGATGCCATCGACAGAGGCTACGTCTACAGC CCTGACGGACAACGAGTCAATCTCAACTCCCAAGAAGGTCTCAACGTTCTTGGCAACTTGATCGAGTCCAATCCTGACTCTCCTAACACTCAGTACTACGGCGCCCTCCAAGTCTACGCTCGCCATCTCTTGGGGTACTCGTACCAACCGTTGAACAAGTACCAGATTGTTCCTTCCGCCTTGGAGCAGTACGAAACTTCACTGCGTGACCCAGCTTTCTACCAGTTCTACAAGAGAGTAGTCTTGTACTTCCAGCAGTACCAGTCCAACCTCCCCGCGTACACCCCCGAAGACTTGACCTTCCAAGGTGTCCAAGTCACGAACGTCGAGTTCGACCGTTTGGTCACCTACTTCGACTACTTCTACTCAGACTTGAGCAACGCCGTCTACGTCACTCCGGAAGAGTACGACAGTGATAGAGTGCAGGTCAGGGCTCGCCAGTACCGTCTCAATCACAAAGCTTTCACTTACAAGATCTACGTCAAGTCGAACGAAGAGCAACAAGCCAGCGTGAGGATCTACATCGGGCCCGAATACGACGAGTACGGCCGGTACATCAACATCAGTCAGAACCGACAAAACTTCGTACAGTTCGACCACTTCAGATACAGTTTGAAGTCAGGTGAGAACGTGATCGAGCGCAACTCCCGCCAAAACTATTTCTACCAGAACGACCGTACCAGCTACCGGGAGTTGTACCAGAGAGTTCTGGGTGCGCTGAATGGTAACGGACAGTTTAGTGTCGAAGCAAATGAAGCTTACTTTGGGTTCCCCAGAAG ATTCCTTCTTCCCAAGGGTACTTATGGTGGTTATGACTACCAattttatgtgattgtcaGTCCGTATGTCCCGTACCAAGGACAACAACAGGTTGATACCTCTAAGTACTATTATCCAAGAGTTGGATCGGGGGCACAGTACATCGACAACTACCCATTGGGCTATCCGTTCAATCGTCCCATCTACTACGAACAAGTGTACAACAACATTCCAAATGCCTACGTGTACAACGCCAAGATCTACCACAGAGATGTTGAGGACATTAACGCCTCCAATTCTGTCAGAGAGTGA
- the LOC138138271 gene encoding allergen Cr-PI-like, which produces MRFAVVALLVGLSAVALSFPQHKYTDRQFLERQRDVLRLFQHVNQPSYYEDHVEIAKTFSIHEQYDYYTKPEVAKYYYKIYKYGLLPRGEIFSVFYKEHEKQAIALYKLFYYAKDYETFYKTAVWARQYVNEGVYLYALSVAVVHRPDTYGIVLPPIYEIYPYYFYNNEVIQQAYKYKQQYKGQGPQEQNNYYGYTINANYSGYYLNLHSEQSLSYFTEDVGINSFYYYFSIYYPHWLGGEDFDYKRDRRGEQYYFIYQQILARYYLERLSNGFGEIQNFNYEVPFETGYYPSLQYPNGLQFPTRPNYAHLYEYFYNYGQKSANNKYAYSYTYVQDYERRIRDAIDRGYVYTHDGQRVNLYSEDGINVLGNLIESNPDSPDRHYYGALQVYARHLLGYSYQPLDKYHVAPSALEHYETSLRDPAFYQFYKRIVLYFQRYKARFPAYTEEDLYFPGVEVKNVEFDRLVTYFDYFYSDLSNAVYVNPQEYRNGKVQVRARQYRLNHKPFNYKVYVNSDKEQQAVVRIYIGPKYDEYGRYINISQNRLNFVQFDHFKYQLKSGENVIERDSHQTYFYQHDRTSYRQLYKQVLGALNGNGEFKVSPADTYFGFPRRFLLPKGTSGGYEYQFYVVVSPYVPYQDQQEYDPAEYFYPRVGSGNQYLDNYPMGYPFDRPIYYDQVYHNIPNFYAYTAKVYHKHVDEINASTSERY; this is translated from the exons ATGAGGTTCGCTGTAGTAGCTTTGCTCGTGGGGCTGAGCGCCGTTGCCCTGTCCTTCCCCCAACACAAATACA CTGACAGGCAATTCCTGGAGAGACAACGAGACGTTCTGCGTCTGTTCCAACATGTGAACCAACCAAGCTACTACGAGGACCATGTCGAGATTGCCAAGACCTTCAGCATCCACGAACAGTACGACTACTACACC aaacccGAAGTTGCCAAATACTACTACAAGATCTACAAGTATGGATTGCTCCCAAGGGGCGAGATCTTCTCCGTGTTCTACAAGGAACACGAGAAACAAGCAATTGCTTTGTACAAGCTCTTCTACTATGCTAAAGACTACGAAACCTTCTACAAGACTGCCGTCTGGGCACGTCAATACGTCAACGAAGGAGTCTACTTGTATGCCCTCTCCGTTGCCGTCGTCCACCGTCCTGACACTTACGGAATTGTCCTTCCCCCAATCTACGAGATCTACCCTTACTACTTCTACAACAACGAGGTCATCCAACAAGCTTACAAATACAAGCAACAATACAAGGGACAAGGTCCACAAGAACAAAACAACTACTACGGTTACACCATCAACGCCAACTACTCTGGGTACTACTTGAACTTGCACTCTGAACAATCCTTGTCGTACTTCACTGAAGATGTCGGCATCAACTCTTTCTACTACTACTTCAGCATCTACTACCCGCACTGGTTGGGTGGTGAAGATTTCGACTACAAACGCGACCGTCGTGGTGAACAGTACTACTTCATCTACCAACAGATCTTGGCCCGGTACTACTTGGAACGTTTGTCCAACGGTTTCGGCGAAATCCAGAACTTCAACTACGAAGTACCTTTCGAAACTGGTTACTATCCATCTCTGCAGTACCCTAATGGTTTGCAATTCCCAACCAGGCCCAACTATGCCCATTTGTACGAGTACTTCTACAACTATGGTCAGAAATCTGCTAACAACAAGTACGCCTACAGCTACACCTACGTCCAAGACTACGAGAGGAGAATCCGTGATGCCATCGACAGAGGCTACGTCTACACC CACGACGGCCAAAGAGTCAACTTGTACAGCGAAGACGGAATCAACGTTCTTGGAAACTTGATCGAGTCCAACCCTGACTCCCCCGACAGGCACTACTACGGCGCCCTCCAAGTCTACGCTCGTCACCTTTTGGGTTACTCCTACCAACCCTTGGACAAGTACCATGTCGCTCCCTCCGCCTTAGAACACTACGAAACTTCCCTCCGCGACCCCGCGTTCTACCAGTTCTACAAGAGGATCGTCTTGTACTTCCAAAGGTACAAAGCCCGTTTCCCAGCTTACACCGAAGAAGACTTGTACTTCCCAGGAGTTGAGGTGAAGAATGTCGAATTTGATCGTCTCGTCACCTACTTCGACTACTTCTACTCCGACTTGAGCAACGCCGTCTACGTCAATCCTCAAGAGTACAGGAACGGAAAAGTACAAGTCAGGGCCCGGCAGTACCGTCTCAACCACAAGCCCTTCAACTACAAGGTCTACGTCAACTCAGACAAAGAACAACAAGCCGTCGTCAGAATTTATATTGGACCTAAATACGACGAATACGGCAGATACATCAACATCAGCCAGAACCGCCTCAACTTTGTCCAATTCGATCACTTCAAGTACCAATTGAAATCTGGAGAGAACGTCATCGAGCGTGACTCCCACCAGACGTACTTCTACCAGCACGACCGCACCAGCTACAGACAATTGTACAAACAAGTCCTTGGGGCTTTGAATGGTAACGGAGAGTTCAAAGTGTCTCCAGCCGATACCTACTTCGGCTTCCCCAGGAGATTCCTCTTGCCCAAGGGTACTTCTGGTGGTTACGAGTACCAGTTCTACGTAGTTGTCAGCCCGTATGTGCCATACCAAGACCAACAAGAGTACGACCCAGCTGAGTACTTCTACCCAAGAGTGGGATCTGGTAATCAGTACCTTGACAACTACCCAATGGGTTATCCATTCGATCGTCCCATCTACTACGACCAAGTGTACCACAACATCCCCAACTTCTATGCGTACACTGCCAAGGTCTACCACAAACATGTCGATGAGATCAACGCTTCTACCTCAGAGCGCTATTAA
- the LOC138137708 gene encoding hexamerin-like has product MRFTVVAVLAGLCALALAYPEQKITNKQFLERQRDVLRLFRHVNQPSYYKDHVEIAQSYNIHGHYDYYTKPEVAKHYYQIYKYGLLPRGEVFSVFYEEHLQQAIALYKLFYYAKDFETFYNTAVWARQHVNEGVFLYALSVAIVHRPDTYGIVLPPIYEVYPYYFYNNEVIQEAYRYKQQYYGQQVHQGGQEHGNYNGYTIRANYSGHYLNLHPEQSLSYFTEDVGINAFYYYYNIYYPHWLGGQDFDYEHDQRGEQYYYVYQQILARYYLERLSNGFGEIQTFNYEVPFETGYYPSLQYPNGLQFPTRPNYAHLYEYFYNYGQRYGNNKYAYSYTYVQDYERRIREAIDRGYVYTHEGQRVNLYSEDGINVLGNLIESNPDSPDRHYYGALHVYARHLLGYSYQPLNKYHVAPSALEHYETSLRDPAFYQFYKRIVLYFQRYKARLPSYTEQDLYYQGVEVKNVEFDRLVTYFDYFYSDLSNAVYVTPQEQEHEKVQVRARQYRLNHKPFTYKIYVNSDKEQQAVVRVYLGPKYDEYGRYFNISQNRLNFVEFDHFKYELKSGENVIERNSHQNYFYQNDRTSFRELYQQVLGALNGNGEFTVNNNEAYFGFPRRFLLPKGTYGGYEYQFYVIVSPYVPYKGQENYDHAKYYYPRVGSGAQHIDNYPFGYPFDRPIHYDQIYHNTPNSYFYTAKVYHRHADDINASTGSHH; this is encoded by the exons ATGAGGTTCACCGTAGTAGCAGTGCTTGCAGGGCTTTGCGCCTTAGCTTTGGCATACCCTGAACAAAAAATCA CTAACAAGCAATTCTTGGAAAGACAAAGAGACGTTCTTCGCCTATTCAGACACGTGAACCAACCAAGCTACTACAAAGACCACGTCGAAATCGCACAGAGCTATAACATCCATGGACACTACGACTACTACACT aaacCCGAAGTAGCGAAGCACTATTACCAAATCTACAAGTACGGATTGCTTCCAAGAGGAGAGGTCTTCTCAGTCTTCTACGAAGAGCACTTGCAGCAAGCTATCGCTTTGTACAAGCTCTTCTACTACGCCAAAGACTTCGAAACCTTCTACAATACTGCAGTTTGGGCCCGCCAACACGTCAACGAGGGAGTGTTCTTGTACGCCCTCTCTGTTGCCATCGTCCACCGTCCTGACACTTACGGAATTGTCCTTCCTCCAATCTATGAAGTCTATCCGTACTACTTCTACAACAACGAAGTCATCCAAGAGGCGTACAGATACAAACAACAGTACTACGGACAACAAGTCCACCAGGGTGGACAAGAACATGGCAACTACAACGGTTACACCATCAGGGCTAACTATTCTGGTCACTACTTGAACTTGCACCCTGAACAGTCGTTGTCGTACTTCACCGAAGATGTTGGCATCAATGCTTTCTACTACTACTACAACATCTACTATCCCCATTGGTTGGGTGGTCAAGATTTCGACTACGAACACGACCAACGTGGTGAACAGTACTACTACGTCTACCAACAGATCTTGGCCAGGTACTACTTGGAACGTTTGTCCAACGGTTTCGGTGAAATCCAGACCTTCAACTACGAAGTACCCTTCGAGACTGGTTACTATCCATCTCTGCAGTACCCCAACGGTTTGCAGTTCCCAACCAGGCCCAACTATGCCCATTTGTACGAGTACTTCTACAACTATGGACAGAGGTACGGTAACAACAAGTACGCCTACAGCTACACCTACGTCCAAGACTACGAGAGGAGAATCCGTGAGGCCATCGATAGGGGCTACGTCTACACC CACGAAGGCCAAAGAGTCAACTTGTACAGCGAAGACGGAATCAACGTTCTTGGAAACTTGATCGAGTCCAACCCTGACTCCCCCGACAGGCACTACTACGGAGCCCTCCACGTCTACGCTCGCCACCTTTTGGGATACTCCTACCAACCTTTGAACAAGTACCATGTCGCTCCTTCCGCCTTGGAACACTACGAAACCTCGCTCCGCGACCCCGCTTTCTACCAGTTCTACAAGAGGATCGTTTTGTACTTCCAAAGGTACAAGGCTCGTCTTCCCTCTTACACCGAACAAGATCTGTACTACCAAGGTGTTGAAGTGAAGAACGTCGAATTCGACCGTCTGGTGACCTACTTCGATTACTTCTATTCCGACCTGAGCAACGCCGTCTACGTCACTCCTCAAGAACAGGAACACGAAAAAGTGCAAGTCAGGGCCCGTCAGTACCGTCTCAACCACAAGCCCTTCACCTACAAGATCTACGTCAACTCAGACAAGGAACAACAAGCCGTCGTGAGGGTCTACCTGGGACCCAAATATGACGAATATGGCAGATACTTCAACATCAGCCAGAACCGCCTCAACTTCGTCGAGTTCGATCACTTCAAGTACGAGTTGAAATCTGGTGAGAACGTCATCGAGCGCAACTCCCACCAGAACTACTTCTACCAGAATGACCGTACCAGCTTCAGGGAGTTGTACCAACAGGTTTTGGGAGCTCTGAACGGCAACGGAGAGTTCACCGTCAACAACAACGAGGCTTACTTTGGCTTCCCCAGGAGATTCCTCTTGCCCAAGGGTACTTATGGCGGTTATGAGTACCAGTTCTACGTGATTGTCAGTCCATACGTCCCGTACAAAGGACAAGAGAACTACGACCACGCCAAGTACTACTACCCAAGAGTTGGATCTGGTGCCCAACACATCGACAACTATCCATTCGGATATCCCTTCGATCGTCCCATCCATTACGACCAGATCTACCACAACACCCCCAACTCTTACTTCTACACCGCCAAGGTCTACCACAGACACGCTGACGACATCAACGCTTCTACTGGTAGCCACCATTAG
- the LOC138137710 gene encoding hexamerin-like, with translation MRLILVALLAGLCAVSAVSVHSTNYAQKQKDVWRLFKYINQPSYYKDHVEIAHNYHLSKNVAAYSKPEVVEQFYKYWQYGKLLPRGEIFSVFHGEHLKQAVALFKLFYYANDYETFYTTAVWARNHINEGMFMYSLSVALIHRPDTYYFSLPPIYEIYPHYFYSTEVIKKAQYYKQMYSGQQGSEYNDKIIYANYSGHYLNLHPEQSLSYYMEDVGLNSFYYYYNLYYPFWMSGEEFNLKYDNRGEAFYYMYQQILARYYLERLSHGFGEIENFDWEVPFETGYYPSLCYPNGLHFPTRPNYAHLYEYFYNYGQKYGFNKYANSYSYVKDFERRIHDVIDSGYAHTESGQTVELFSHHGLNILGNLIEGNPDSPYYHYYGAFQVFARHLLGYSQQPLTYFKLHPSALEHFETSLRDPAFYQLYKKLLSYFIRYQANHKHYYNEHDLMYQGVEVKNVEFDSLVTYFDYFYADLSNAVYVTPQEFVQDSFKVQVAQQRLNHKPFTYKIYVNSDRETDAVVKVFLGPKYDEYGRFINLTDNWMNFVQFDHFVYKLKAGDNIISRDSHEIYNYMHDRTSYYELYQKAFGVHDQSHSFQFHHDQFWYGYPQRYMLPMGSRGGMTYQFYVMVSKQLPYKTHTTVPMVGSGMQYVDSYPMGYPFDRPVYWEQVFYDIPNSYFHEVKIYHEHHGYEQHLEHEATHYMV, from the exons ATGAGACTCATCTTGGTAGCATTGCTCGCCGGCCTTTGCGCCGTCTCTGCTGTTTCAGTCC ACTCCACCAATTACGCACAGAAGCAGAAAGATGTGTGGCGCCTGTTCAAATACATCAACCAACCCAGCTATTACAAGGATCACGTAGAAATCGCCCACAACTACCATTTGTCCAAGAACGTTGCTGCCTATTCC AAACCTGAAGTAGTCGAACAGTTCTACAAGTACTGGCAGTACGGTAAGCTTCTCCCGAGGGGCGAGATCTTCTCCGTGTTCCATGGAGAACACTTGAAACAAGCCGTCGCCTTGTTCAAGTTGTTCTACTATGCCAACGACTACGAGACCTTCTACACCACTGCCGTTTGGGCCAGGAACCATATCAACGAAGGCATGTTCATGTACTCGTTGTCTGTCGCCTTGATCCACCGTCCTGACACTTACTACTTCTCTCTGCCTCCGATCTACGAGATCTACCCGCACTACTTCTACAGTACTGAGGTGATCAAGAAGGCGCAGTACTACAAGCAGATGTACTCTGGCCAGCAGGGTTCTGAGTATAATGACAAGATCATCTACGCCAACTACTCCGGGCATTATCTCAACTTGCACCCGGAGCAGTCCCTTTCGTACTACATGGAAGATGTCGGTCTCAACTCTTTCTACTATTACTACAACTTGTACTATCCCTTCTGGATGAGCGGCGAGGAATTCAATCTGAAGTACGACAACCGTGGTGAGGCCTTCTACTACATGTACCAACAAATCTTGGCTCGGTACTACCTGGAACGTCTGTCTCATGGTTTTggcgaaattgaaaacttcgACTGGGAAGTTCCTTTCGAAACTGGGTACTACCCATCGCTCTGTTATCCCAATGGTCTCCACTTCCCCACAAGGCCCAACTATGCTCATCTCTACGAGTACTTCTACAACTACGGCCAGAAGTACGGCTTCAACAAGTACGCCAACAGCTACTCTTACGTCAAGGACTTCGAAAGGAGGattcatgacgtcatcgacAGCGGATATGCGCACACT GAATCTGGTCAAACAGTCGAGTTGTTCTCTCAtcatggtttgaatattttgggCAATCTGATCGAGGGTAATCCAGACTCTCCCTACTATCACTACTACGGCGCCTTCCAAGTGTTCGCCCGTCACTTGCTCGGCTACTCCCAACAACCTTTGACCTATTTCAAGCTCCACCCTTCGGCTCTTGAACACTTTGAAACTTCTCTCCGGGATCCTGCTTTCTACCAACTCTACAAGAAGCTGTTGTCGTACTTCATCAGGTACCAGGCGAACCATAAGCATTATTACAACGAGCACGACTTGATGTACCAAGGTGTTGAAGTGAAGAATGTCGAATTTGACTCTCTCGTCACCTACTTCGACTACTTCTACGCCGACTTGAGCAATGCTGTTTACGTCACTCCTCAGGAATTCGTCCAGGATAGCTTCAAAGTACAAGTTGCCCAACAGCGTCTCAACCACAAACCCTTCACCTACAAGATTTACGTCAATTCCGACAGGGAAACCGACGCCGTTGTCAAAGTCTTCCTAGGACCCAAGTACGACGAGTACGGACGCTTCATCAATCTGACCGACAACTGGATGAACTTCGTCCAGTTCGACCACTTCGTCTACAAGCTCAAAGCTGGTGACAACATCATCAGCAGAGATTCGCACGAGATCTACAACTACATGCACGACAGGACTTCCTACTACGAGTTGTACCAAAAGGCCTTCGGCGTCCACGACCAGAGCCACAGCTTCCAGTTCCACCACGACCAGTTCTGGTACGGCTACCCACAAAG ATACATGCTGCCAATGGGATCTCGCGGTGGTATGACCTATCAGTTCTACGTGATGGTCAGCAAGCAGCTGCCGTACAAGACCCACACGACCGTACCAATGGTCGGGTCTGGTATGCAGTACGTTGACTCTTACCCAATGGGCTATCCCTTCGATCGTCCAGTCTACTGGGAACAAGTGTTCTACGACATCCCCAACTCGTACTTCCACGAGGTCAAGATCTACCATGAGCATCATGGGTACGAGCAACATCTTGAACATGAGGCCACCCATTACATGGTTTAA
- the LOC138137707 gene encoding hexamerin-1.1-like — protein sequence MRFLLVALLAGVCAASAVSVQNEPVTNPQRQKEIYRLFKYINQPSYYKDHIEIAENYHFYENKEGYSKPEVVEEFYNYWRYGKALKRGEIFSAFTKEHLKPAIALFKLFYYANNWETFYKTAVWARNYVSEGMFLYTFSVALVHRPDTYYYTLPPIYEIYPYYFYNAEVIQEAQYYKQLYNGQSGANYNNRVIFANYSGYYLNLNPEQSLSYFTEDIGVNSFYYYYNLYYPFWMSGEEFSLKADNRGELFYYMYQQILARYYLERLSNGFGEIKTFNWEVPLETGYYPSLVYPNGLQFPTRPNFAKLEDYFYTYGQKYGDNRYVYSYTYVKDYERRIRDVIDLGYVYTKSGQKVELFSSEGLDVLGNLIECSMDSPYYKFYGAYHMFARHLLGYAYQPYTYHKSQPSALEHFETSMRDPAFYQLFKKIIYHFFRFKAQHYKAYTMKDLLFEGVTVKNVEFDRLVTYFDKYYADLTNAVYVTPEEYVQDNFKVQVAQERLNHKAFTYKVYVDANTETDAVVKIFLGPKYDQYGRYINLTDNWMNFVQFDHFVYKLKSGQNVITRNSRQIYNYIHDRTSYYEVYQKVMGVSDQLIANYKESQFWFGFPQRFMLPKGSYGGVPYQFYVVVSKVVPYKYRKTDIPMVGTGSQYVDGYPMGYPFDRPVYWDKVFFDIPNAYFYETKIYHRDADAVNYSQQDYYSKQQNYRGSYDYSKQQDYTTPQYYKQQNRQQYYGQAYPKQSYYGQQYSAGQEYEY from the exons ATGAGATTCCTTTTGGTAGCTCTACTCGCTGGCGTTTGTGCCGCTTCAGCCGTTTCAGTCCAGAATG AACCTGTGACCAACCCACAGAGGCAGAAGGAGATTTACCGCCTCTTCAAATACATCAATCAACCCAGCTACTACAAGGACCATATAGAAATCGCCGAAAACTACCACTTCTACGAAAACAAAGAGGGCTATTCC AAACCTGAAGTTGTTGAAGAGTTCTACAACTACTGGCGTTATGGCAAGGCTCTCAAGAGGGGAGAAATCTTCTCGGCTTTCACCAAGGAACACTTGAAACCAGCCATTGCTCTGTTCAAGCTGTTCTACTATGCCAACAACTGGGAAACCTTCTACAAGACCGCCGTGTGGGCTAGGAACTACGTCAGCGAAGGAATGTTCCTTTACACTTTCTCTGTTGCTTTGGTACACCGTCCGGACACCTACTACTACACCTTGCCCCCAATTTACGAAATCTACCCTTACTACTTCTACAATGCTGAAGTTATCCAAGAGGCGCAGTACTACAAACAGTTGTACAACGGACAAAGTGGCGCTAACTACAACAACAGAGTCATCTTCGCCAACTATTCTGGGTACTACCTCAATCTGAACCCCGAACAGTCGTTGTCCTACTTCACTGAAGACATCGGTGTCAACTCTTTCTACTATTACTACAACTTGTACTATCCCTTCTGGATGAGCGGTGAAGAATTCAGTCTGAAAGCAGACAACCGCGGCGAACTTTTCTACTACATGTACCAACAAATCTTGGCCAGGTACTACTTGGAACGTCTTTCCAACGGTTTCGGCGAAATCAAGACCTTCAACTGGGAAGTTCCTTTGGAAACTGGGTACTACCCATCTCTGGTCTACCCCAACGGTCTCCAGTTCCCAACCAGGCCCAATTTCGCTAAATTGGAAGACTATTTCTACACTTATGGTCAGAAGTACGGCGACAACAGATACGTCTACAGCTACACCTACGTTAAAGACTACGAAAGGAGGATCCGCGATGTCATCGATCTGGGCTACGTCTACACT AAATCTGGCCAGAAAGTTGAATTGTTCAGCAGTGAAGGTCTCGACGTCTTGGGTAACTTGATCGAGTGCTCTATGGACTCTCCTTACTACAAGTTCTACGGAGCTTACCACATGTTTGCTCGCCACTTGTTGGGCTACGCTTACCAACCCTACACCTACCACAAGTCTCAACCTTCCGCTCTTGAACACTTCGAGACCTCGATGCGCGACCCCGCTTTCTACCAGCTCTTCAagaaaatcatctatcacttctTCAGATTCAAGGCTCAACACTACAAAGCCTACACTATGAAGGATCTGCTCTTCGAAGGTGTCACCGTCAAGAATGTCGAATTCGATCGTCTTGTCACCTATTTCGACAAGTACTACGCCGACTTGACCAACGCTGTCTACGTCACTCCTGAGGAATACGTCCAGGACAACTTCAAGGTGCAAGTTGCCCAGGAACGTCTCAACCACAAGGCCTTCACCTACAAGGTCTACGTCGATGCCAACACTGAAACCGACGccgttgtcaaaatcttctTGGGACCCAAGTACGACCAGTACGGACGCTACATCAATTTGACTGACAACTGGATGAACTTTGTCCAATTTGACCACTTCGTCTACAAGCTCAAGAGTGGACAGAATGTCATCACCAGGAACTCTCGTCAAATCTACAATTACATCCACGACAGGACCTCTTACTATGAAGTGTACCAGAAGGTAATGGGTGTTAGCGACCAGCTAATCGCCAACTACAAGGAAAGCCAGTTCTGGTTCGGTTTCCCACAAAG aTTCATGCTGCCAAAGGGATCTTACGGTGGCGTACCTTATCAGTTCTACGTTGTGGTCAGCAAAGTTGTACCATACAAATACCGCAAGACTGACATACCCATGGTGGGTACCGGATCTCAATACGTCGACGGTTACCCAATGGGCTATCCCTTCGACCGTCCAGTTTACTGGGACAAAGTGTTCTTCGACATCCCCAACGCTTACTTCTACGAAACCAAGATCTACCACAGAGATGCTGATGCTGTCAATTACTCTCAACAAGACTACTACTCCAAACAGCAAAACTACCGTGGATCTTACGATTATTCCAAGCAACAAGACTACACCACCCCGCAGTActacaaacaacaaaatagaCAACAGTACTACGGACAAGCCTACCCCAAGCAAAGCTACTATGGACAACAGTACTCCGCTGGACAAGAGTACGAGTACTAG